One genomic region from Xyrauchen texanus isolate HMW12.3.18 chromosome 4, RBS_HiC_50CHRs, whole genome shotgun sequence encodes:
- the mymk gene encoding protein myomaker has translation MGAFIAKMLLPTISSLVFLPAASVAAKRGFHMEAMVYFFTMFFTAIYHACDGPGLSILCFMKYEILEYFSVYGTAISMWVTLLALGDFDEPKRSSLTMFGVLTAAVRIYQDRWGYGIYSGPIGTAVFMITVKWLQKMKEKKGLYPDKSVYTQQVGPGCCFGALALMLRFYFEEWDYAYVHSFYHVSLAVSFILLLPKKNRYVGTGRNAAKLKCYTLCCCV, from the exons ATGGGAGCGTTTATCGCCAAGATGTTGCTACCCACCATCAGCAGTCTGGTATTCCTGCCTGCAGCCAGTGTGGCCGCCAAGAGAGGCTTCCACATGGAGGCCATGGTGTATTTCTTCACAATGTTCTTCACAGCG ATTTACCATGCATGTGATGGTCCGGGCTTGTCCATACTCTGTTTCATGAAGTATGAGATTCTAGAGTACTTCAGCGTGTACGGCACAGCTATCTCTATGTGGGTCACACTACTAG CACTGGGAGATTTTGATGAACCAAAGCGCTCATCACTCACCATGTTTGGGGTACTAACTGCGGCTGTGAGGATCTACCAGGACCGCTGGGGCTACGGCATCTACTCTGGCCCCATTGGAACAGCTGTCTTCATGATAACAGTCAAATGG TTACAAAAAATGAAGGAAAAGAAAGGTCTTTATCCAGACAAAAGTGTTTACACTCAACAAGTGGGTCCGGGATGCTGCTTTGGTGCTCTTGCTTTGATGCTTCGCTTTTattttgag GAGTGGGACTACGCTTACGTCCACAGTTTCTACCATGTGTCACTGGCTGTGTCCTTTATTCTGCTGCTACCCAAGAAGAACCGCTATGTTGGGACAGGCCGCAACGCAGCCAAACTCAAATGCTACACCCTCTGCTGCTGTGTATGA